In Natronococcus occultus SP4, the following proteins share a genomic window:
- a CDS encoding HAD family hydrolase, which produces MAATAVLFDLDDTLYPYAPCRDAALEAARETARELGYDFDATAFDEFYQTGRREVKRELSGTAATHERFIYFKRAVEEHTGEPRAGDALALGEAFWEGYLEEMELFPDVEETFETLRAEDVAVAITTNLTTRIQLAKVEQLGLEDHIDVLVTSEETGREKPGSVMFTLPLARLDRRVSEAVMVGDNVGADVVGANAVGLETVLWNADPDEPLEGRRRPDHRIDAFGELTELVL; this is translated from the coding sequence ATGGCAGCCACCGCCGTCCTCTTCGATCTGGACGACACACTCTACCCGTACGCGCCGTGTCGGGACGCGGCGCTCGAAGCCGCGCGCGAAACCGCCCGCGAACTGGGATACGACTTCGACGCGACCGCGTTCGACGAGTTCTACCAGACCGGCCGCCGGGAGGTCAAGCGCGAGCTCTCCGGCACCGCAGCCACCCACGAACGGTTCATCTACTTCAAGCGCGCCGTAGAGGAACACACCGGCGAGCCCAGAGCGGGCGACGCCCTGGCGCTCGGCGAGGCGTTCTGGGAGGGGTACCTCGAGGAGATGGAGCTCTTTCCGGACGTCGAGGAGACCTTCGAGACGCTGCGAGCCGAGGACGTCGCCGTCGCGATCACGACCAACCTGACGACCCGCATCCAGCTGGCGAAGGTCGAGCAACTCGGGCTCGAAGACCACATCGACGTCCTCGTCACTTCCGAGGAGACGGGCCGGGAGAAGCCGGGCTCGGTCATGTTCACCCTGCCGCTGGCGCGGCTGGATCGGCGCGTCTCGGAGGCGGTGATGGTCGGGGACAACGTCGGCGCCGACGTCGTTGGGGCCAACGCCGTGGGGCTCGAGACGGTGCTCTGGAACGCCGATCCCGACGAGCCGCTCGAGGGACGGCGACGACCCGACCACAGGATAGATGCCTTCGGGGAGCTAACGGAGCTGGTACTGTGA
- the pyrE gene encoding orotate phosphoribosyltransferase, with protein sequence MTNQDLIDALRAADAVQFGEFELSHGGTSEYYVDKYLFETDPDCLEAIAAAFAERLEPDDKLGGVALGAVPLAAATSVAADAPYVIVRKQRKEYGTSNLVEGRLEEGEEVVVLEDIVTTGTSLVEAVEALREAGATVERALVVVDRQEGGRETVEDAGLEMEALVTAEELLADAERD encoded by the coding sequence ATGACCAACCAGGATCTCATCGACGCCCTGCGCGCGGCCGACGCCGTCCAGTTCGGCGAGTTCGAACTCTCCCACGGCGGCACGAGCGAGTACTACGTCGACAAGTACCTCTTCGAGACCGACCCCGACTGTCTGGAGGCCATCGCGGCGGCCTTCGCCGAGCGACTCGAGCCCGACGACAAGCTCGGCGGCGTCGCCCTCGGCGCGGTTCCCCTGGCCGCGGCCACGAGCGTCGCGGCGGACGCCCCCTACGTCATCGTTCGCAAGCAGCGCAAGGAGTACGGCACGTCCAACCTGGTCGAGGGCCGCCTCGAGGAGGGCGAGGAGGTCGTCGTCCTCGAGGACATCGTCACCACCGGGACGAGCCTCGTCGAGGCCGTCGAGGCGCTGCGCGAGGCGGGCGCGACCGTCGAGCGCGCGCTGGTCGTCGTCGATCGCCAGGAAGGAGGCCGCGAGACCGTCGAGGACGCGGGACTCGAGATGGAGGCACTGGTCACGGCCGAGGAACTACTGGCGGACGCGGAGCGGGACTAA
- a CDS encoding class II aldolase/adducin family protein yields MILESERRQVVAHAAELAELTPARTGNLSVREGDAFAITPTGVPYDSFDVAETPVVGVDGEQREGEMAPSSEVPMHSAIYRREDVGAIVHTHSPWSTALAVAHQPLPPIHYMIVAVGKEVPVAEYAPYGSDQLAANIVAAMDEAGSTASFIENHGLVVTAPDLETALENTHHVESLARLYLETRSAGLEPRRLSDDQLETVLEKFESYGQ; encoded by the coding sequence GTGATCCTCGAGTCCGAGCGCCGACAGGTCGTCGCACACGCCGCCGAGCTGGCCGAACTGACCCCCGCGCGGACGGGGAACCTGAGCGTCCGCGAGGGAGACGCGTTCGCCATCACGCCGACCGGCGTTCCCTACGACAGCTTCGACGTCGCCGAGACGCCCGTCGTCGGCGTCGACGGCGAGCAGCGCGAGGGCGAGATGGCCCCCAGCAGCGAGGTGCCGATGCACAGCGCGATCTACCGCCGCGAGGACGTCGGCGCCATCGTCCACACCCACTCGCCGTGGTCGACGGCGCTTGCAGTCGCCCACCAGCCGCTGCCGCCGATCCACTACATGATCGTCGCGGTCGGCAAGGAGGTTCCCGTCGCCGAGTACGCCCCTTACGGCTCCGATCAGCTGGCCGCGAACATCGTCGCGGCGATGGACGAGGCGGGCTCGACGGCCTCGTTTATCGAGAACCACGGGCTCGTAGTGACGGCGCCCGACCTCGAGACCGCCCTCGAGAACACCCACCACGTCGAGAGCCTCGCTCGCCTGTACCTCGAGACGCGGTCGGCGGGCCTCGAGCCGCGACGGCTCTCCGACGACCAGCTGGAGACCGTCCTCGAGAAGTTCGAATCGTACGGCCAGTAA
- a CDS encoding M24 family metallopeptidase, whose product MSQAIFDEAEYERRLSRTKERLREEDLDAIVVSDPANMNYLAGYDGWSFYVHQAVVVTTEREEPVWVGREMDAGGARATTWLSEEHIRSYSDDHVHSPHDLHPMDYIAGVLEELDVADGRIGLEMDAAYFTAKSYTRLQENLPEATFEDATLLVGWVRIKKSEQELEYMRQAARISENAMQAGIDAIGEGVPEYEVAAEIYDALIRGTDEFGGDYPSIVPLMPAGDHTDTPHLTWTDREFEDGDPVIIELSGCRHRYHSPLARTTFVGDPPAELEEAADVVVEGIEAALEVAEPGVTCEAVEEAWRETIARHGIEKEDRIGYSMGLGYPPDWGEHTASIRPGDETVLEEKMTFHMIPGIWTEAVGMEISETFVVTENGVETLAEFPQKLFTA is encoded by the coding sequence ATGTCCCAGGCAATTTTCGACGAAGCGGAGTACGAACGACGGCTGTCACGGACCAAAGAACGGCTCCGCGAGGAGGATCTCGACGCGATCGTCGTCTCCGACCCGGCGAACATGAACTATCTCGCAGGGTACGACGGCTGGTCGTTTTACGTCCACCAGGCCGTTGTCGTGACGACCGAGCGCGAAGAACCGGTCTGGGTCGGCCGCGAGATGGACGCGGGCGGCGCGCGGGCGACGACGTGGCTCTCGGAGGAGCACATCCGATCCTACAGCGACGACCACGTCCACTCGCCCCACGACCTACACCCGATGGATTACATCGCGGGCGTCCTCGAGGAGTTAGACGTCGCCGACGGGCGGATCGGCCTCGAGATGGACGCCGCCTACTTCACCGCGAAGTCGTACACGCGCCTCCAGGAGAACCTCCCCGAGGCGACGTTCGAGGACGCGACCTTGCTCGTGGGCTGGGTCCGCATCAAGAAATCCGAGCAGGAACTCGAGTACATGCGTCAAGCCGCCCGAATTTCGGAGAACGCGATGCAGGCGGGGATCGACGCGATCGGCGAGGGCGTGCCCGAGTACGAGGTCGCTGCCGAAATCTACGACGCCCTCATTCGTGGGACCGACGAGTTCGGCGGGGACTACCCCTCGATCGTCCCGCTGATGCCAGCAGGCGATCACACCGACACGCCTCACCTCACCTGGACCGACCGCGAGTTCGAGGACGGCGACCCCGTGATCATCGAGCTCTCGGGCTGTCGCCATCGGTATCACTCGCCGCTGGCCCGGACGACGTTCGTCGGCGACCCGCCAGCCGAACTCGAGGAGGCGGCCGACGTCGTCGTCGAGGGGATCGAGGCCGCCCTCGAGGTCGCCGAGCCCGGCGTCACCTGCGAGGCCGTCGAGGAAGCCTGGCGCGAAACGATCGCCCGGCACGGCATCGAGAAGGAGGATCGGATCGGCTACTCGATGGGACTGGGCTACCCGCCGGACTGGGGCGAACACACCGCGAGCATCCGTCCGGGCGACGAGACCGTCCTGGAGGAGAAGATGACGTTTCACATGATCCCGGGCATCTGGACCGAGGCGGTCGGGATGGAGATCAGCGAGACGTTCGTCGTCACGGAAAACGGAGTCGAAACACTTGCGGAGTTCCCGCAAAAATTGTTCACAGCGTAA
- a CDS encoding amidohydrolase family protein, protein MDLAITNVLAITMGDDRLGILEDATIGIDGGRIAAVGPSDAVDAGAERTIDGDGRVAMPGLVNVHAHTDLTLLRGGAQDVPEIEWMNRALGPLSAAMEPADRVAGARLGVLEALRSGVTTVGEYAANVERLVGEAHEPMGARVVAAETINAVDGPTDDLGPDEPYPFDEEQGWSALERNEDLFDACADRERVSALYGPQALDMVPRELLEELRERAETRDRGIHMHVAQGEREQRQIEARYGAGETTVSVLEELGLVSDRVLAAHLHGATTEERARLADAGVRMAANPSSIAAIDGITPPIVEYREHGGVAGIGTDQAPGPGGHDFLRELRTTALLAKTKRTDPTAFPAWEALRVATIEGARALGIEDRVGSLEEGKRADIVLLDLEHPSTAPTVTEPLHTAIPNVVYGANGGVVDTVLVEGESVLEGGDLQTADEGAILERANDRATDLFDRAGDAWRDADSALVGAVEDGWL, encoded by the coding sequence ATGGACCTCGCGATCACGAACGTCCTCGCGATCACGATGGGCGACGATCGGCTGGGAATCCTCGAGGACGCGACGATCGGAATCGACGGCGGACGGATCGCCGCGGTCGGCCCGAGCGACGCGGTCGACGCCGGGGCAGAGCGCACGATCGACGGCGACGGACGCGTCGCGATGCCCGGGCTGGTGAACGTCCACGCCCACACCGACCTGACGCTGCTTCGGGGTGGTGCGCAGGATGTCCCCGAGATCGAGTGGATGAACCGCGCGCTCGGGCCGCTGTCGGCTGCGATGGAACCGGCGGATCGCGTCGCGGGCGCCCGGCTGGGCGTCCTCGAGGCGCTTCGCTCGGGCGTCACGACCGTCGGCGAGTACGCCGCGAACGTCGAACGGCTCGTCGGCGAGGCCCACGAACCGATGGGCGCCCGCGTCGTCGCGGCGGAGACGATCAACGCCGTCGACGGCCCGACCGACGATCTGGGACCGGACGAGCCCTACCCCTTCGACGAGGAGCAGGGCTGGAGTGCGCTCGAGCGCAACGAGGACCTGTTCGACGCCTGCGCCGACCGCGAGCGCGTCTCGGCGCTGTACGGGCCGCAGGCGCTGGATATGGTTCCCCGGGAACTGCTCGAGGAGCTCCGCGAGCGCGCCGAGACCCGAGATCGGGGGATCCACATGCACGTCGCCCAGGGCGAGCGCGAGCAGCGCCAGATCGAGGCCCGGTACGGCGCCGGCGAGACGACCGTGAGCGTCCTCGAAGAGCTCGGGCTCGTCTCCGATCGCGTCCTCGCGGCTCACCTCCACGGCGCGACCACCGAGGAACGCGCCCGCCTGGCCGACGCGGGGGTCCGAATGGCGGCGAACCCGAGTTCGATCGCGGCGATCGACGGGATCACGCCACCGATCGTCGAATACCGCGAGCACGGCGGCGTCGCGGGTATCGGCACCGACCAGGCGCCGGGTCCCGGGGGTCACGACTTCCTCCGTGAGTTACGGACGACGGCGCTGCTTGCAAAGACCAAACGGACGGACCCGACGGCGTTTCCGGCCTGGGAAGCGCTTCGGGTCGCGACGATCGAGGGCGCTCGCGCGCTGGGGATCGAGGACCGGGTCGGCTCGCTCGAGGAGGGGAAACGAGCCGATATCGTGTTGCTGGATCTCGAGCATCCCTCGACGGCACCGACAGTGACCGAGCCGCTGCACACGGCGATTCCGAACGTCGTCTACGGGGCGAACGGGGGCGTCGTCGACACCGTGCTGGTCGAGGGCGAGAGCGTCCTCGAGGGCGGCGATCTGCAGACTGCGGACGAGGGGGCGATCCTCGAAAGGGCGAACGACCGCGCAACCGACCTGTTCGATCGGGCCGGCGACGCGTGGCGGGACGCCGACTCGGCGCTCGTCGGTGCGGTCGAGGACGGGTGGCTCTGA
- a CDS encoding TenA family protein → MSDVPASYDEYAETVADPRFTDWLRERSEPAWTDAITHRFTRELGAGTLDEDAYATYLVQDYAFLEALVGAFGFAVGQAPGIEAKRPLIEFLGTITGEENDYFRRSFDALDVPESRRDDPDRSPTAAALVDLLGRAAREGGYAETLAVLVPAEWIYREWATAVATEYGNPDTEPPSDGADLPFYYAEWIDLHAVPSFVAFVDELRGQLDAVGADCSPRRQRRVEELFRRTVDLEVAFFEECYESAPDEDRG, encoded by the coding sequence GTGAGCGACGTCCCCGCCAGCTACGACGAGTACGCGGAGACCGTCGCCGACCCACGCTTCACCGACTGGCTCCGCGAGCGCTCGGAGCCCGCCTGGACCGACGCGATCACGCACCGCTTCACGCGGGAGCTGGGTGCGGGCACGCTCGACGAGGACGCCTACGCGACCTACCTCGTGCAGGATTATGCCTTCCTCGAGGCGCTGGTCGGCGCCTTCGGGTTCGCGGTCGGCCAGGCGCCGGGGATCGAGGCGAAGCGCCCGCTGATCGAGTTCCTCGGGACGATCACCGGCGAGGAGAACGACTACTTCCGGCGGTCGTTCGACGCGCTGGACGTCCCCGAATCGCGACGGGACGACCCCGACCGGTCGCCGACCGCGGCCGCGCTGGTCGACCTACTGGGGCGCGCGGCTCGGGAGGGCGGGTACGCCGAGACGCTGGCCGTCCTCGTTCCCGCGGAGTGGATCTACCGGGAGTGGGCCACCGCGGTCGCGACGGAGTACGGCAATCCGGATACCGAGCCGCCGAGCGACGGAGCCGACCTTCCCTTCTACTACGCCGAGTGGATCGACCTCCATGCGGTGCCGTCGTTCGTCGCGTTCGTCGACGAGCTCCGCGGCCAGCTGGACGCGGTCGGCGCCGACTGTTCGCCGCGACGCCAGCGGCGAGTCGAGGAGCTGTTCCGCCGGACCGTCGACCTCGAGGTCGCCTTCTTCGAGGAGTGTTACGAATCGGCTCCGGACGAGGATCGGGGGTAG
- the tenA gene encoding thiaminase II codes for MAFSDDLLEHGSHVWEAQLDHPFVVELAEGTLDEDAFEHWVKQDYRYLLDYARLFSIAGGKARDEATMTHLLGVAHQVLDHEMELHREFAADYGISVEELERVEKAPTCVAYTSFLVRTAHEGSIAEIAGALYPCMQGYLDVAEHMDEIASEEHRYTPFIEMYTSDEFREATDWCREFVDRCGERYPGEHEAMREAFLTSAKLEYRFWEMAYTREGWEL; via the coding sequence ATGGCATTCAGCGACGACCTTCTCGAACACGGCAGTCACGTCTGGGAGGCACAGCTCGATCACCCGTTCGTGGTCGAACTCGCCGAGGGAACACTCGACGAGGACGCGTTCGAACACTGGGTGAAACAGGACTACCGGTACCTGCTGGACTACGCGCGGCTGTTCTCGATCGCGGGCGGGAAGGCCCGCGACGAGGCGACGATGACCCACCTGCTGGGCGTCGCCCACCAGGTGCTAGACCACGAGATGGAGCTTCACCGGGAGTTCGCCGCCGACTACGGGATCTCGGTCGAGGAGCTCGAGCGCGTCGAGAAGGCCCCGACCTGCGTCGCGTACACGAGCTTCCTCGTGCGAACGGCCCACGAGGGGTCGATCGCCGAGATCGCCGGGGCGCTGTACCCCTGCATGCAGGGCTACCTCGACGTCGCCGAGCATATGGACGAAATCGCGTCCGAAGAGCACCGCTACACGCCGTTCATCGAGATGTACACGAGCGACGAGTTCCGGGAGGCGACCGACTGGTGCCGGGAGTTCGTCGACCGCTGCGGGGAACGCTATCCCGGCGAGCACGAGGCGATGCGCGAGGCGTTCCTGACGAGCGCCAAACTCGAGTACCGGTTCTGGGAGATGGCCTACACGCGGGAGGGGTGGGAGCTGTGA
- a CDS encoding NUDIX hydrolase, which translates to MTTVDVPPSVPRERQTIRLPPAKVDSFREWIVEGTGLTAAARVTDSEGRIVLVRNRWSDGWIVPGGAVEPDEALADAARREVREETGLEATIDDPLLVVEQTYVSKVVSDTTVRLSAQFVVFDARADGSIPDTEQLGAEPGEIEAARWFETLPPELHEDDLFRPYLRG; encoded by the coding sequence GTGACGACCGTCGACGTTCCGCCATCCGTTCCGCGAGAGCGACAGACGATCCGACTCCCGCCCGCGAAAGTGGACTCGTTCCGAGAGTGGATCGTCGAGGGAACCGGACTGACGGCCGCCGCCCGCGTTACCGACTCCGAGGGACGGATCGTCCTCGTCCGGAATCGCTGGTCCGACGGCTGGATCGTCCCCGGCGGCGCGGTCGAACCGGACGAAGCGCTCGCCGACGCCGCGCGACGCGAGGTGCGCGAGGAGACGGGACTCGAGGCGACAATCGACGACCCGTTGCTCGTCGTCGAGCAGACGTACGTCTCCAAAGTTGTATCCGACACGACTGTTCGACTTTCCGCGCAGTTCGTCGTCTTCGACGCCCGAGCAGACGGATCGATCCCCGATACCGAGCAGCTGGGCGCCGAACCCGGCGAGATCGAGGCGGCGCGGTGGTTCGAAACGCTTCCTCCTGAGCTCCACGAGGACGACCTGTTTCGACCGTACCTTCGAGGATAG
- a CDS encoding 4a-hydroxytetrahydrobiopterin dehydratase: MTESQLADRECTACTGDEDPLEGTELIEFFEELDRDVWEVVDEHHLEGTYAFEDFRDALEFTKEVGELAEEEFHHPDIHLSWGEVVIELWTHKIDGLRETDFVMAARMDRFYEEYDDPE; the protein is encoded by the coding sequence ATGACAGAGTCCCAACTCGCGGATAGGGAGTGTACCGCCTGCACCGGCGACGAGGACCCTCTCGAGGGCACGGAGCTGATCGAGTTCTTCGAGGAACTCGATCGAGACGTCTGGGAGGTCGTCGACGAACACCATCTCGAGGGCACCTACGCGTTCGAGGACTTCCGGGACGCACTGGAGTTCACGAAGGAGGTCGGCGAACTCGCAGAAGAGGAGTTTCACCACCCCGACATCCACCTCTCGTGGGGGGAAGTGGTGATTGAGCTGTGGACTCACAAGATCGACGGCCTCCGGGAGACGGATTTCGTTATGGCCGCCCGAATGGACCGGTTCTACGAGGAGTACGACGATCCGGAGTAG
- the thrS gene encoding threonine--tRNA ligase, with the protein MSESDSQERIAVVLPDGSELEVESDATVEDCAYEIGPGLGSDTAAGKLDGELVAKEAAVYDGAELEIVTDQSEEYLRVMRHSASHCLAQAVERLYDPEKVKLAIGPPTDEGFYYDFDNLDVDEDDLAELEREIEEIVAEDYEIEREDVSIEEAERRLEDEPYKLELLEEFADENDQVSFYRQGEWEDLCAGPHVDSTGEIGVVKLLEIAGAYWRGDEENPMQTRIYGTAFESESDLEEFLERKEEAEKRDHRRIGSEMNLFSIQDVTGPGLPLYHPAGKTVLKELEDFVEQLNRDAGYDYVETPHVFKTDLWHRSGHYENYADDMFIFDVGDDEFGLKPMNCPGHAAIFQDQSWSYRDLPIRYAENGKVYRKEQRGELSGLSRVWAFTIDDGHLFIRPDQIRSEVEEIMDMITEVLETFDLDYEMALATKPEKSVGSDEIWERAESQLEDVLEARAHEYEIEEGDGAFYGPKIDFAFEDAIGRSWDGPTVQLDFNMPERFDLDYVGEDNEQHQPVMIHRALYGSYERFFMMLIEHFEGRFPLWLAPEQVRVLPISDDNLGYAHRVANEFDGFRVEVDDRDSTLERKIRAAHDDRVPYQIIVGDDEEENENISVRDRFEDQEYDVEIDAFRDHLEAERAEKRSEPDFLQG; encoded by the coding sequence ATGTCAGAATCAGATTCACAGGAACGGATAGCGGTCGTACTGCCAGACGGATCGGAGCTCGAGGTCGAGTCCGACGCGACGGTCGAGGACTGCGCCTACGAGATCGGTCCCGGACTCGGAAGCGACACCGCCGCCGGCAAGCTCGATGGCGAACTCGTCGCCAAGGAAGCAGCCGTCTACGACGGTGCCGAACTCGAGATCGTCACGGACCAGTCCGAGGAGTACCTGCGCGTGATGCGCCACTCGGCCTCGCACTGTCTCGCTCAGGCCGTCGAGCGACTGTACGACCCCGAGAAGGTCAAGCTCGCGATCGGCCCGCCGACCGACGAGGGCTTCTATTATGACTTCGATAACCTCGACGTCGACGAGGACGACCTCGCGGAGCTCGAGCGCGAGATCGAGGAGATCGTCGCCGAAGACTACGAGATCGAGCGCGAGGACGTCTCGATCGAGGAGGCCGAACGGCGCCTCGAGGACGAGCCCTACAAGCTCGAGCTGCTCGAGGAGTTCGCCGACGAGAACGACCAGGTGTCGTTCTACAGGCAGGGTGAGTGGGAGGACCTCTGTGCGGGTCCCCACGTCGACTCGACGGGCGAGATCGGCGTCGTCAAGCTCCTCGAGATCGCGGGCGCCTACTGGCGCGGCGACGAGGAGAACCCGATGCAGACCCGGATCTACGGCACCGCCTTCGAGAGCGAGAGCGACCTCGAGGAGTTCCTCGAGCGCAAGGAGGAAGCCGAGAAACGGGACCACCGCCGGATCGGCTCGGAGATGAACCTCTTCTCGATCCAGGACGTCACCGGCCCCGGACTGCCGCTGTATCACCCCGCCGGGAAGACGGTTCTGAAGGAACTCGAGGACTTCGTCGAGCAGCTTAACCGGGACGCGGGCTACGACTACGTCGAGACGCCCCACGTGTTCAAGACGGATCTCTGGCACCGCTCGGGCCACTACGAGAACTACGCCGACGACATGTTCATCTTCGACGTCGGCGACGACGAGTTCGGGCTGAAGCCGATGAACTGTCCGGGCCACGCCGCCATCTTCCAGGACCAGTCCTGGTCGTACCGCGATCTGCCGATCCGCTACGCGGAGAACGGCAAAGTGTACCGCAAAGAACAGCGCGGCGAGCTGTCGGGACTGTCGCGAGTCTGGGCGTTTACGATCGACGACGGCCACCTCTTCATCCGCCCCGACCAGATCCGCAGCGAGGTCGAGGAGATCATGGACATGATCACGGAAGTCCTCGAGACGTTCGACCTCGACTACGAGATGGCGCTGGCGACGAAACCCGAGAAGTCCGTCGGCAGCGACGAGATCTGGGAGCGCGCCGAGAGCCAGCTCGAGGACGTCCTCGAGGCCCGCGCCCACGAGTACGAGATCGAGGAGGGTGACGGCGCCTTCTACGGGCCGAAGATCGACTTCGCGTTCGAGGACGCGATCGGGCGCTCCTGGGACGGCCCGACGGTCCAGCTCGATTTCAACATGCCCGAGCGGTTCGATCTGGACTACGTCGGCGAGGACAACGAACAGCACCAGCCGGTGATGATCCACCGGGCGCTGTACGGCAGCTACGAACGGTTCTTCATGATGCTCATCGAGCATTTCGAGGGCCGGTTCCCGCTGTGGCTCGCGCCCGAGCAGGTCCGCGTGCTGCCGATCTCCGACGACAACCTGGGGTACGCCCACCGAGTCGCAAACGAGTTCGACGGCTTCCGCGTCGAGGTCGACGACCGCGACTCCACCCTGGAGCGGAAGATCCGCGCGGCCCACGACGATCGGGTTCCGTACCAGATCATCGTCGGCGACGACGAGGAAGAAAACGAGAACATCTCGGTGCGGGATCGCTTCGAGGACCAGGAGTACGACGTCGAGATCGACGCCTTCCGCGACCACCTCGAGGCCGAGCGCGCGGAGAAGCGTTCCGAACCGGACTTCCTGCAGGGCTGA
- the gdhB gene encoding glutamate dehydrogenase GdhB has protein sequence MSTQQPEDTEPEEQLDSALVTARRQLERAATHIDVDDGVIERLKHPTRVEQVSVPLERDDGSVEVFTGYRAQHDDVRGPYKGGLRYHPEVNADECTGLSMWMTWKCAVMDLPFGGGKGGISVDPKSLSNDEKERLTRRFAEELRYVIGPTTDVPAPDMGTDAQTMAWFMDAYSMQQGETIPGVVTGKPPVIGGSYGREEAPGRSTAIIAREAVDYYEKELEDVTVAVQGFGSVGANAARLLESWGADVVAVSDVNGAIYDPDGLDIESIPTHEEEPEAVLEQDAPETLSNEEILELDVDVLIPAAIGNVITADNADDIAADVVIEGANGPTTFAADTILEERGVPVVPDILANAGGVTVSYFEWLQDINRRKWSLEEVNEELESKMLDAWNDVRTEVEEKDLSWRDAAYVVALSRIAEAKATRGLWP, from the coding sequence ATGAGTACACAGCAACCGGAGGACACCGAACCGGAGGAACAGCTCGACTCGGCGCTGGTTACGGCTCGCCGCCAGCTCGAACGCGCCGCGACACACATCGACGTCGACGACGGCGTCATCGAACGTCTCAAACACCCCACGCGCGTCGAGCAGGTGTCGGTCCCGCTCGAGCGCGACGACGGCTCGGTGGAGGTCTTCACGGGGTATCGCGCCCAGCACGACGACGTCCGCGGCCCCTACAAGGGCGGACTGCGGTACCACCCCGAGGTCAACGCCGACGAGTGTACCGGCCTCTCGATGTGGATGACTTGGAAGTGTGCCGTGATGGATCTCCCCTTCGGCGGCGGAAAGGGTGGGATCTCCGTCGATCCAAAGTCCCTGAGCAACGACGAAAAGGAACGGCTCACCCGCCGGTTCGCCGAGGAGCTGCGGTACGTCATCGGCCCGACGACGGACGTGCCGGCGCCGGACATGGGCACCGACGCCCAGACGATGGCCTGGTTCATGGACGCCTACTCGATGCAACAGGGCGAGACGATCCCCGGCGTCGTCACGGGGAAACCGCCGGTTATCGGCGGCAGCTACGGCCGCGAGGAGGCGCCCGGTCGCTCGACGGCGATCATCGCCCGCGAGGCCGTCGACTACTACGAGAAAGAGCTCGAGGACGTGACGGTCGCGGTCCAGGGGTTCGGCAGCGTCGGCGCCAACGCCGCACGCCTGCTCGAGTCGTGGGGTGCCGACGTCGTCGCCGTCAGCGACGTCAACGGGGCGATCTACGACCCCGACGGGCTCGACATCGAGTCGATCCCGACCCACGAGGAGGAGCCGGAGGCCGTCCTCGAGCAGGACGCTCCCGAGACGCTTTCGAACGAGGAGATCCTCGAACTCGACGTCGACGTGTTGATCCCCGCGGCGATCGGCAACGTCATCACCGCTGACAACGCCGACGACATCGCTGCCGACGTCGTCATCGAGGGTGCGAACGGACCGACGACGTTCGCCGCGGACACGATCCTCGAGGAGCGCGGCGTCCCCGTGGTTCCGGACATCCTCGCGAACGCGGGCGGCGTGACGGTGAGTTACTTCGAGTGGCTCCAGGACATCAACCGCCGCAAGTGGAGCTTAGAGGAGGTCAACGAGGAACTCGAGTCGAAGATGCTCGACGCCTGGAACGACGTCCGGACGGAAGTCGAGGAGAAGGACCTGAGCTGGCGCGACGCCGCCTACGTCGTCGCGCTCTCACGGATCGCAGAGGCGAAGGCAACCCGCGGGCTCTGGCCCTGA